GGAGACCATGAAGACCACGCGGGATGACGGCATGCCCGCCGACTCGGCGGCGTTCCGGAAGATCATCTCGGGCGGGTCAGGCATCCTGTATGCCATCACCGACGACTCGACCAATCCCTTCGCCGTGAGCACGAACCAGGGCGACAACTGGGCCAGCAAGGGCCCGGCGAACGGCCTGAATGCGTCCGATGCGCGTGACGTTGCGGCTCAGGGGGCTACCGTGGCTGTTGGCGTTCGCGCCGGCGGCACGGTCCAGGTCTTTGTCTCCAAGGACACCGGCGCGACGTTCACCCGCGTCGGCACGCGGAACATGGGCGGCGCGGCGGCGGATGTCAGGGTCTTCGTCTCCCCGAACTACGCCACGGACGGCGTGGTGATTGCGGGCGCGAGGGACGCCACTTCTGTCGGCACGGTGGACGTGAGCTACGGTGACCTCTATCGCTCCGTTAAGGATGCGGACTGGGTCCGCATTGACACCAGCTCCAACATCGCCTCGGGCACGGCGGACGTGTCCACCAACGTGCTGCAAGTGGCGGGCACGGCCACGCCCATCAACCGGCTCTACACCATCACCACCACGGGGACGGGCCTGACCGGCACCATCGGCTCCATGAGCAACTACGTGACCGGCGGCGGCGGCGGCAGCGGCGGCGGGTTCCGCGGGCCGTGCTCGTCCGCTGGCGTAGGGACGGCCACCAGCACGTTCTCGGCGGTCACGGGCGCGGGCTGCTCTGCTCCGTCCGGCGCGCTGGCCGTCGTTACGGGCACCCTCATCTCGGTCGGGACGGGCGGCACGGCGCCGGTCCTGTTCGTCTCGCTGGGCGCGGCCAACTGGCTGGCGCGCATCTCCGACCTTGGCGTAACCGCGCCTACCCTGAGTTCCCCCGTTGACGCCAGGGGCTTCGTTCAGGACCCGGTTGGCACGGCATACAACGACATCAGCCTCCGGTGGAACTCGGTCAGCGGCATGGACGCCGGCGCGGCGTACGAAGTGGACGTCTCTGAAGACCCCGCGTTCCCGAGCTTTGGTTCCACCATCCGCGGTCGGAACATGATTATCGGCAACACCACGTCCTGGACCTACAACACCACTCTTGTTGACGTGCAAATGCCCACGCTCGAGCGTGGCAAGAAGTACTACTGGCGCGTGCGCGTCGGCGACGGCGCGTTCTCGGCGGTGCGGAGCTTCAGCTTTGATATGCTGCGGCCTATCCTCTCCCGCCCGGACAACGGCACGGACGTCAACAGCCTGAACGTGTTCTTCGCCTGGAAGTCCACGGGTATCGGCGCAGCCGGTACGGAAACCAGCATCGAGGCTGACCGCACGGCATTCGAGCTCACCACCGATGTGAACTTCGCGGCGGCCAAGACCAAGAGGGTCGAGTTCGAATCGCTGGCTCTGGCCTACGAGGTTGAAGCGCCTCTGGTCGCCAATACAACCTACTACTGGCGCGTTCAGGGTGGGAAGATCCGCACGGACGCCAAGGGCGTAACTTCCACCATCTGGGGCGCGTTCGGTGGCCCTTACTCGTTCCGGACGCCTCCCGCGGCGGTAACGCCTCCGCCTGTCGGCACAGTCCCTGGTACGGGCACGCCGAGCAGCGCCAATGTGGCGGCTGCGTTCGCGTCCGTGGCGACCAAGATCGCCGTTATTTGGAGCTTCGATGAGAAGACGCAGTCGTGGAGCAAGTACGACCCGAAGGCGCCGCCGTTCGCTAACTCGTTTAGCACCCTGACGCCGTATGGCGTGGTGCTTATCATCGCGACGGACAACATCGCTGCTTTCCAGCTCGGCTCGGTGAAGTTCGACCTGGTAAAGGGCAACAACTACAAGCCGTACATTCCGTAACCCGGTCAGAACTCAGGGAGGGGTGGCCCCAGGGCGGGGCCACCCCTCCAGCGCAAACCTCTGGAATGTTTGCCCTAGGCCCTCCGGGTGAGGGCGTAAATCCCAAGACAGGAGGGAAATGGAGAGCATGGTCAAGTATCTGGTACTCATGAGCCTTATGGTCGCCCTCCTCCTCGCTCTGCCCCTGACGGCGGCGGCCCAGTCGCTTCCGCCATCGGGCTTCTATGGTGAGGTCACGTCCGGCGGGGCCGTCGTGAAGGATGGCACGGTCATTGATGTCTCCGTGGACGGCAAGAAGGTGACGTCCGTGAAGACCCTAACCTACCAGGCCAAGTCCGTGTACAACGCGGACGTGGTAGGCGACGCTTCGCTGACCGGCAAGAAGGTGGAGTTCAGCGTCGGCACGCTGAAGGCCACTCAGACGGGCACGTGGGCGTCGGGTTCCAACGTGGCGTTGAACCTGGCCTTCGCGGCGCTTCCCGCGACAGGCGACGAGCAGGTCCCCGCGCTCATCGGCATGGCGCTTATGCTCGGTCTTGTGAGCGTAGGCTTCGGCACGATGATGCTCCGTCGGTCGCACGCCTAAGTTTCAACTGGTACCAAGGGCAGGGAATGGCCCCGATGAATCGGGGCCATTCCTTTTTGCATTTGTAGCGTTATAATACGCAGAGAGCGGGCTCCCGTTGTCATTCCGAGCAGGGCGAGGAATCTCCTCCCGCGGGGCCTTGCGAGGGAGACCCCTCGTCCTTCGGTTGAAGGACTCGGGGTGACAGACTGTGGGTGTCATTCCGAGCAGAGCGAGGAATCTCCCAACGCGGGGTCTTGCGAGGGAGGACCCCTCGTCCTTCGGTTGAAGGACTCGGGGTGACAGATTGTGGGTGTCATTCCGAGCAAGGGCGAGGAATCTCTCGGCGACTGACGCGGTCCATAGCATGAGCGAGTACTACGTCTATATGCTAGCGAACGTCTCTGGAACGCTGTATGTAGGCGTCACCAGTGATCTACATCGGAGAGTGTTCCAGCACAGGCAAAAGCTCGTCGAAGGGTTCACAAGGAAGTACAATGTCACGATGTTGGTTTACTTCGAGACGACCAATGACGTAGGGTCTGCGATAACTCGTGAGAAGCAGATCAAGAGCTGGCGAAGAAGCAAGAAGATAGCTTTGGTTGAGTCTTTGAACCCTGAGTGGCGAGACTTGAGCGCAGGATGGTACGAGACCAGGAGAGACCCCGCGCTGCGCTCGGGGTGACAGTTATTTACTTAGGGTAGCAGCTAAAACAAGGAGAGACTAACATGTATCCAGGAGGCGTTTCATGAAGCGGCGTTGGGGGCATTCGTTCCGGATTGTTTTCGCTCTTGCGCTGGCTTTGGGTGTCGCCGCGCCGCTTGCCAGGCGGGCGGAGGCCGCCACCAACGGGACCTGGGACGACGTGATTCTGGGCAGCTCCAACAGCTTCGCGGGGCTGGTTACGGTAAACAACCACGTTCGCTTTCTGGCGGTCTCCCCAAACTACGCGGCGGATAAGACGGTCTATGCCGTTGTGAGCAAGGTGGACGGCTTGGGCGGCACCGGCGCAGACAACGGCGAGGCGCGGAACGTGAAGGTGACGCGCTCCTCTGACGCAGGCCAGTCGTGGACCGCGGGCATCCTGGTCAACACTTTCAGCGCCGTGGGCACCGACGTTGTGACGGGGCTGGCGGTGGGTGATAACGGCTACGTGGTGCTGCTGACGGTGGCCGGAACGGTGGGCGGCACAGGCCGGGCGTTCCTTTCCACCAATCGGGGCGACAGCTTTGTGCAGTACGGGCCGGACCTGGCGTTCGCCGCCGCGAACGGCCCGTTTGCGCTGGCGCCGAACTTCTCGGCGACCGGCCAGATGCTTGTGGGGACGGATACGGGGGCCGTGGCCTCCGCCTCCCTTTATGACCAGGCTCGGAACGCCTGGAGTGACGTGGGTCTGGGACTGACTGGCGTTGCCCCGACCAAGGACGGCGTGGTGGCGGTCGCGTTTTCTCCGGATTACGTGAATGCGAGCACCGGCGTGCTCTACGCGGTTGGCCTGGTAGGGGCGCCCATGCGGGTGCGCGCCAAGCGCGGGCTGAACGCGCCCGTGGACGTTGCGACGCTCCTTGCGCCCACGGCCTACGAACGCGGGTACCTCCGCTTTGACCGGGGTGGCTACCTGTACTTTGGAGGGAGCCGCGCAGGCGGGACAGCGGGCGATATTGAGCGGGTGGACCCGCGCACCCTGAATGTGGTGCTCTCGCTGGGCTACACGGCTCCGGTCAGCGACTTCGCCATCGTCTCCGGGCAGGGGACGAACGCGCGCATTGCGGTGACAAATCTTGTAACGGCGTTGGCTACATCGCCCATCGTGCGCTGGTCGCGGACCGGGGGCGTGATAAGTGGAGCGGGCCTGTGGGAAAGCCCGGAGGTGGATATCACGGGGGCGGACACCACCGCCAATGTGCTGAAGCCGGTGGCAGTCGCGCAGGACGGCACGGTGTTCGTCGGAAACGCGGACAAGGGGACAAACGACCGGGGCGGCATATTTCGCGGGAAGATCGTGGACAACAAGCTCAAGTTTACGCACGTGGGACTGAGCACCGCGACGGCTGCCTCCGTCAACACGGCGCTCAGCGGCATCGTCGCGTCGCCCAACTACGCCAGGGACCGCACCTTCTTCGCGTCCACGGATGAAGGGCTTATGCGCTCCTCGGCTCTGACGGGGACAATTGCGAGTGAAGTGATCGGCTGGTCCACGGTGCTCGTCAAGCCGGACCTCACCAATACGGGCGTCCCTAATACGAACATCGTGTTTGATAAGGTGGTCTTTTCTCCCACCTACGCCACCGATAACACGCTTTACGTGTTTGACCGCGACACGCTCCATGCATGGGTGTCCCAGGACGGCGGCGATACCTGGAAGAAGCTGATAATTAACGCAACAGTCGGTTGGCCGGGGCAGAATGCGGCGATCAAGGACATGGCTGTGTTGAGCCCCACCAGCGCCATTGCGCTCACCAACGACATGGTGCAGGCGCTCGCGGTAACTCAGGACCTGGGCGACAACTGGACGGCCAGCGGACAGGCGCAGGGCCTGAAGCTGGACTCCACCGAGTCCCTGGCGGTTTCCGGAGCTACTTACGTCGTCTCCGGGTGGGCTGGTACGCAGGTGCGCGTGTTTATCTCCAGGGACAGCGGCAAGACGTGGGCGCGCCTGGGCGGCAACGATGTGGGCAGCCTAGGGGCGACGCCGCGCGTTGTGCTATCGCCGGACTACGGGACA
This window of the Dehalococcoidia bacterium genome carries:
- a CDS encoding sialidase family protein, with amino-acid sequence MKGTTPRILSFLMALALLASTFAAVAGPVGVAEASTNNTFDAVNPAVSRSFATVAGDNIPFFIAISPNYAADKTLYAAVSTGGGTTGALSTTKIVRSNDGGISWSNGLNPLTGLTVATDLVRGLDVASNGTLVLLVTASAANPALYGAAAATTNQALIFRSTDGGSTWTNHSVSGAGALLGTASIIAASVTGAVGAIGGNPVGFAVAPSFASNGQVIVALANGNVARYDQNRANWEAMAFNTVITGAALSVAFHPNYASNEEIWTLGNTAAGPTAVVARIERLNAAAAVGGTLDGATNAWDGGRIKFDRSGVVWVGGRRAAGKGGNILELVGSTWTNRGAGLGLGWGAGTGLADAVSDFAIVSGTGSTARIVVTLWSPVTSSIYTRLTRSGGQTPGWTSTFSKQPGDVRGLATADYRPIVVGPDGLVWVGNADSGTVGNRGGLFAGKFSGSDFSFGPMGLTTATFAPAGIVDLDASPNYGTDNTVSITTDEGVWLSTNLGPSTAAADIGWRLAFPATGLVGMAFSNSYASDRTIYTVNSGTSGNKGFRSFDGGFLWETMKTTRDDGMPADSAAFRKIISGGSGILYAITDDSTNPFAVSTNQGDNWASKGPANGLNASDARDVAAQGATVAVGVRAGGTVQVFVSKDTGATFTRVGTRNMGGAAADVRVFVSPNYATDGVVIAGARDATSVGTVDVSYGDLYRSVKDADWVRIDTSSNIASGTADVSTNVLQVAGTATPINRLYTITTTGTGLTGTIGSMSNYVTGGGGGSGGGFRGPCSSAGVGTATSTFSAVTGAGCSAPSGALAVVTGTLISVGTGGTAPVLFVSLGAANWLARISDLGVTAPTLSSPVDARGFVQDPVGTAYNDISLRWNSVSGMDAGAAYEVDVSEDPAFPSFGSTIRGRNMIIGNTTSWTYNTTLVDVQMPTLERGKKYYWRVRVGDGAFSAVRSFSFDMLRPILSRPDNGTDVNSLNVFFAWKSTGIGAAGTETSIEADRTAFELTTDVNFAAAKTKRVEFESLALAYEVEAPLVANTTYYWRVQGGKIRTDAKGVTSTIWGAFGGPYSFRTPPAAVTPPPVGTVPGTGTPSSANVAAAFASVATKIAVIWSFDEKTQSWSKYDPKAPPFANSFSTLTPYGVVLIIATDNIAAFQLGSVKFDLVKGNNYKPYIP
- a CDS encoding GIY-YIG nuclease family protein, translating into MSEYYVYMLANVSGTLYVGVTSDLHRRVFQHRQKLVEGFTRKYNVTMLVYFETTNDVGSAITREKQIKSWRRSKKIALVESLNPEWRDLSAGWYETRRDPALRSG